Proteins from a single region of Pyrus communis chromosome 6, drPyrComm1.1, whole genome shotgun sequence:
- the LOC137738085 gene encoding beta-glucuronosyltransferase GlcAT14A-like: MGAEKKWLLTLFSATFISLLLLLLSSISAFSSPKPFPSIVQRGSRYPPAFAYYIWGGRGDRARIFRLLLAVYHPRNRYLLHLSADESEDERRRLATAINAVPAIQAFGNVDVVGKPDRITYMGSSNIATTLRAAAIFLKVDSGWDWFVTLSAMDYPLITQDDLSHVFSSVRRDLNFIDHTSDLGWKELYRVQPIVVDPGIYLARRSQIFHATEKRKTPDAFKVFTGSPWVILSRSFLEFCINGWDNLPRTLLMYFTNVMLSQEGYFHSVICNSPEFKNTTVNSDLRYMIWDTPPKMEPLFLNTLDFDQMARSGAAFARQFKKDDRVLDMVDKKILKRGRNQAAPGAWCSGWRSWWMDPCTQWGDANILKPGPQAKKLEDSITNLLDDWNAQTNQCQ, encoded by the exons AAGAAATGGCTCCTTACGCTCTTCTCAGCCACATTCatctccctcctcctcctcctcctctcctccATCTCCGCCTTCAGCTCCCCCAAACCCTTCCCTTCAATTGTCCAGCGTGGCTCTCGCTACCCGCCCGCTTTTGCTTACTACATATGGGGCGGCCGAGGCGATAGGGCTCGGATCTTCCGCCTGCTGCTCGCCGTCTACCATCCGCGGAATCGATACTTGTTGCATCTTTCGGCTGACGAATCTGAAGACGAGCGCCGCCGTCTTGCCACCGCTATCAACGCTGTCCCGGCAATTCAGGCATTTGGGAATGTGGATGTGGTGGGCAAGCCTGATCGAATCACTTACATGGGGTCTTCCAATATTGCCACCACGTTGCGCGCGGCGGCGATTTTTTTGAAGGTTGATAGTGGTTGGGATTGGTTCGTCACTTTGAGCGCCATGGATTATCCACTTATCACTCAGGACG ACCTGTCTCATGTGTTCTCCTCTGTTAGAAGAGATCTCAATTTCATTGATCACACCAGTGACCTTGGATGGAAAGA GTTGTACAGGGTCCAGCCAATTGTGGTTGATCCAGGGATATACCTAGCTCGAAGGAGCCAAATTTTTCATGCTACAGAGAAGCGGAAAACCCCTGATGCTTTTAAAGTATTCACAG GTTCCCCATGGGTCATCCTGAGCAGATCATTTCTGGAGTTTTGCATTAATGGTTGGGATAACCTTCCCCGGACCCTGCTTATGTACTTTACAAATGTGATGTTGTCCCAGGAAGGATATTTCCATTCAGTTATATGCAATTCACCAGAGTTCAAGAACACTACTGTGAACAGTGATCTAAGATATATGATCTGGGACACTCCCCCGAAAATGGAACCCCTCTTTCTCAACACCTTGGATTTTGATCAAATGGCTCGAAGTGGAGCTGCTTTTGCCCGACAATTCAAGAAAGATGACCGTGTGCTGGACATGGTTGATAAAAAGATCCTCAAGCGTGGGAGAAATCAAGCTGCCCCGGGGGCATGGTGCTCAGGCTGGAGAAGCTGGTGGATGGATCCTTGCACCCAATGGGGCGATGCTAATATCTTGAAACCTGGGCCCCAAGCAAAGAAGCTCGAAGACTCGATTACTAACCTTCTCGATGACTGGAATGCGCAAACAAATCAATGCCAATGA
- the LOC137738233 gene encoding pentatricopeptide repeat-containing protein At1g71060, mitochondrial-like — protein sequence MGLSRIFPLVSKLSKNFIRNRTLPTENPSGFLCNRTASFHRAIHDGLEKPLVIDDAGDKTPLLKSPEVSEDAEKICKILSTRSSNSPIESFLDGASVEASPTLVVEVLKKLSNSGVLALSFFRWAEKQKGFKHSTESYNALIEALGKIKQFKVMWELVNEMKIKGMLSKETFALISRRYARAKKVKEAIDAFEKMAKFGMKVEGSDFNRLIDTLSKSRQVERAQEVFDKMKKRRFEPDIKSYTILLEGWGQEQNFLRLNEVYREMKDEGFDPDVVTYAILINAHCKAKKYDEAIELFREMEAKNIKATPHIFCILINGLGSEKRLSEALEFFELNKASGFVPEAPTYNALVGSYCWSMRMQDTFRVVDEMRKCGIGPNARTYDIILHHLVKARRTEQAYSIFQQMSREPGCEPTVSTYEIMVRMFCNEERVDMAMQVWDQMKTRGVLPGMHMFSTLINSLCHGNKLDDACKYFQEMLDAGIRPPAQLFSNLKQALLDGGRKDVVISLGLKIDRLRKTPLVGLR from the coding sequence ATGGGTCTCTCCCGAATTTTCCCTCTTGTATCAAAACTATCCAAAAACTTCATTCGCAATCGAACACTCCCTACCGAAAATCCATCTGGGTTCCTCTGCAACCGCACTGCTAGTTTTCACAGAGCAATCCACGACGGTCTGGAAAAACCCCTAGTGATAGATGACGCCGGTGACAAAACCCCACTTCTCAAAAGCCCCGAAGTCTCAGAAGATGCTGAGAAAATCTGTAAAATTCTATCCACCAGAAGCTCTAATTCCCCAATCGAGAGCTTCCTCGACGGCGCTTCAGTCGAGGCGTCGCCGACGCTTGTGGTGGAGGTCTTGAAGAAGCTCAGCAACTCCGGCGTCCTCGCGCTCTCGTTTTTCCGGTGGGCGGAGAAGCAGAAAGGGTTTAAGCACAGCACGGAGAGCTACAATGCGTTGATCGAAGCTCTGGGTAAGATCAAGCAGTTCAAGGTGATGTGGGAATTGGTGAATGAAATGAAGATCAAAGGGATGCTGAGCAAAGAGACTTTCGCGCTGATTTCACGGCGATATGCGAGGGCGAAGAAGGTTAAGGAAGCCATTGATGCGTTCGAGAAGATGGCGAAGTTTGGAATGAAGGTGGAAGGGTCAGATTTCAATAGATTGATTGATACTCTGAGCAAGTCGAGGCAGGTTGAGAGAGCACAGGAGGTGTTTGATAAAATGAAGAAGAGAAGGTTTGAACCCGATATCAAGTCGTACACGATTTTATTGGAAGGATGGGGCCAAGAACAGAACTTTTTGAGGTTGAATGAGGTTTATCGAGAGATGAAGGACGAGGGTTTTGATCCGGATGTTGTGACATATGCTATTCTGATCAATGCACATTGTAAAGCGAAGAAGTACGATGAAGCGATTGAGTTGTTTCGCGAGATGGAGGCAAAGAATATCAAGGCTACTCCTCATATATTCTGCATTTTGATTAATGGGTTGGGTTCTGAAAAGAGGCTGAGTGAAGCCCTTGAGTTTTTTGAATTGAACAAAGCCAGTGGTTTCGTACCGGAGGCACCCACGTACAATGCTCTTGTGGGGTCTTACTGCTGGTCGATGCGGATGCAGGATACGTTTAGGGTGGTGGATGAGATGAGGAAATGTGGAATCGGTCCCAATGCCCGAACTTACGACATAATCTTGCATCACTTGGTAAAGGCTCGAAGAACCGAACAAGCTTACTCCATTTTCCAGCAAATGAGTAGGGAGCCTGGCTGTGAGCCAACAGTAAGTACGTATGAAATCATGGTGAGGATGTTTTGTAACGAGGAGCGCGTCGATATGGCAATGCAGGTTTGGGATCAGATGAAGACCAGAGGAGTCCTGCCGGGAATGCACATGTTCTCCACATTGATTAACAGCTTGTGTCATGGGAATAAGTTAGATGACGCTTGCAAGTACTTTCAAGAGATGTTGGATGCCGGTATTCGACCTCCAGCGCAGTTGTTTAGTAATTTGAAACAAGCGCTGCTCGACGGGGGGAGAAAGGATGTTGTGATAAGTTTGGGTCTGAAGATTGACAGACTGAGGAAAACTCCGTTAGTTGGGTTGCGCTAA